AGGCGAGGTTGCCGGACGCCATCGAGCCCCAGGTCCCGTGGTGGACGAGGGTGTCGATGAAGCCGCCGTCCGGCATCAGCCGGGGTGGCGCCAACGGGTAGACGTAGTAGCCGATCAGGGCGATGCCGGTGGTGGCGAACAGGGCCAGCCGGGCGGCGGCATAGCGGCCGGGGTGCCAGCGGTAGAGCCAGACCAGCACGGCGATCGTCACGATGAAGTGCAGTGTCGCGTAGTAGTAGTTCATCGTCACGATCAGCCACGTCACGGAGTCCACCGCGTGGTTGACGGTGCGTTCGACGGCGATGCCCAGGGAGTGCTCCGTCTGCCAGATCCAGTCGGCGTTCTTCAGTGCCTGGATCTTCTGTTCGGGCACGGCGTTGCGGACCACGGAGTAGGTCCAGTAGCTGACCGCGATCAGCAGGATCTCGAACCAGAGCCGGGGGGTGCGGGGAGAACGCAGACGGGCCCATCGCCCTTCGGTCGCCGGGTGGTCCGCGGGCTCCCCCTTGGGCGGCGGGGTGGTCGGCGGGCCGTCCAAAATCCTCGTATTCGCATCACCCATAGGCAGACAGTCTGCCAGAAACGGACGTCTCGCCGATCATCCTTCGGGCGGGTATTCGAGGCCGGGTATCGGACTTGCGGGGGATGGCCGGACCCCGTACTGCCGGGTGATGGAGCCGCCTGTCTTCTTCGGATCACGCCGGCGTCCGAGGAGAAGGAGGAGCTGTGCCTCGCCGGGTATCCGGCGGCATCGGCGGTAGGAGCGGCCTGACCTCGGACGTCCGCGCACGATGCCCACCGCACTGTGCGTGACAAGGAGTTGGAAGAGGCCGACGGCAAGGGCCCCAGGTGGTCGGTCGGGACCGAGGGCGACGCATGGCCGAAGCGCCGCAGCTCGCGCTGCCGACAGGCCCTACGTGGCCCGCAGCGGCTTCGGGATCCTCGCCGTCGTCCGCGGGGCCGAGGCGGTCGAGCCGCGTACCACCAGCTCGGGGTGGAAGACGAACTCGCTGTGGGGGGCCGGGGTGCCGCCGATCTCCTCCAGGAGGGCCCGTACCGCGGCCTGTCCCATGGCCGTCACCGGCTGCCGGATGGTGGTCAGCGGCGGGTCGGTGAAGGCGATGAGCGGGGAGTCGTCGAAGCCGACCACGGAGATCTCGCGGGGGACGTCGAGGCCGCGCTGCCGGGCCGCGCGGATCGCGCCGAGCGCCATCATGTCGCTGGCGCAGACGATGGCCGTGGCGCCCCGCTCGATCAGCGCGCTCGCCGCTGCCTGGCCGCCCTCCAGGGTGTAGAGGGAGTGCTGGATGTACGGCTCCGCCTCGGCCGGGCCGATCTGCAGCCGCTCCTGCATGGCGCGCACAAAGCCCTCGATCTTGCGCTGGACGGGCACGAACCTCTTGGGGCCGAGGGCCAGACCGATCCGCCGGTGGCCCAGCGCGCTGAGGTGGGTGACGGCCAGGTCGACCGCGGCCCGGTCGTCGGGGGAGACGAACGGTGCCTGCACCTTGTCGGAGAAGCCGTTGATGAGGACGAACGGGACGCCCTGGCCGCGCAGCTGCTCATAGCGCTGCATATCGGCGGAGGTGTCGGCGTGCAGCCCGGAGACGAAGATGATGCCGGCCACTCCGCGGTCCACCAGCATCTCGGTCAGCTCGTCCTCCGTGGAGCCGCCCGGCGTCTGGGTCGCCAGGACGGGCGTATAGCCCTGGCGGGTCAGCGCCTGCCCGATGACCTGGGCGAAGGCCGGGAAGATCGGGTTCTCCAGCTCCGGAGTGATCAGCCCGACCAGCCCGGCGCTGCGCTGCCGCAGCCGCACCGGGCGCTCGTAGCCCAGCACGTCGAGGGCGGCCAGCACGGACTGGCGGGTGGTGGCGGAGACACCGGGCTTCCCGTTGAGAACCCGGCTGACGGTGGCCTCGCTGACACCCGCCTGCGCTGCGATGTCGGACAGCCGGGCGGTCATGAGGGGGACTGTACCGTTCGGCTCTCAGATTGCCCACCAGCTGCAGCTGTCGCCGGGGAGCACCGCGGCGGCGCCTTTGCCGGTCACCGGGGCGCTGGCCAGCAGCAGCGCTCCGGGCGGCGGCAGTTCCACCTCGTGACCCAGCGTGTTGACGGCGCACAGCACACCGGCGCGGGTGAAGGCGAGCACCCCGTCGGGCGCGGGGGCCCAGCTCATCTCCCCGTCGCCCAGGCCCGGCAGCCGGCGCCGCAGGGCGAGGGCGGTGCGGTAGAGCTCCAGGGTGGAGGCGGGGTCGCCGGTCTGGGCCTCGACGGTGAGGGCTGCCCAGTCGTCCGGCTGCGGCAGCCAGCTGCCGCCGTCGCCGAAGCCGTACGGCGGCAGCTCGCCGGACCAGGGGAGCGGCACCCGGCAGCCGTCGCGGAAACCGTCCTGGCCGCTGGTGGCGGACGCGCCGGCGGTCCGGCCGCCGCGGAAGAAGGCCGGGTCCTGCCGGGCCTCGTCGGGCAGGTCCGTCACCTCGGGCAGGCCCAGTTCCTCGCCCTGGTAGAGGTAGGCCGAGCCGGGCAGCGCCAGCATCAGGAGGGTGGCGGCGCGGGCGCGGTCCAGGCCGCCGCCGAGGCGGGTGGTGTGCCGTACGACGTCGTGGTTGGACAGCACCCAGGTCGTCGGGGCGCCGACCGAGGTGGTGGCGGCGAGCGAGGTGTCGATGACCGCGCGCAGTGCGTCGGCCTCCCAAGGGGCGTTCAGGAACTGGAAGTTGAAGGCCTGGTGGAGTTCGTCGGGGCGGACGTAGAGGGCGAGGCGTTCGGCGGTGGGGGCCCAGGCCTCGGCGACGCCGACCACCTGCCTGCCGTGGGTGTCGCCGTAGCCGTCCAGCAGACGGCGCCAGGTGCGGTGGATGGCGTGCACCCCGTCCTGGTCGAAGAATGGCAGCACCTGATTGCCGATCAGCTTGGCCTGCTGGCCGTGGCCGATGTCCGGCAGGCCAGGCGCCTTGATCATGCCGTGGGCGACATCGACCCGGAAGCCGTCCACCCCGAGGTCGAGCCAGAAGCGCAGGATGGCCTCGAACTCGGCGTGCACTTCCGGGTTGTCCCAGTTCAGGTCGGGCTGCTCGGGGGCGAAGAGGTGCAGATACCAGTCGCCGCGCTCGGTGCGGGTCCAGGCCGGGCCGCCGAAGACCGACTCCCAGTCGTTGGGCGGGAGTTCGCCGCTCTCCCCTTTGCCGGGGCGGAAGAGGTAGCGCTGCCGGGCGAGCTCGGGGTCCTGGAACCACGGGTGCCGGTCGGAGGTGTGGTTGGGGACGATGTCGACGATCACCCGCAGGCCCAGGTCATGGGCGGTGCGGATCAGGTCGTCGGCGTCCTGGAGGCTGCCGAAGAGCGGGTCGACGGCGCGGTAGTCGGCGACGTCGTAGCCGCCGTCGGCCTGCGGTGAGGCATAGAACGGGGTGAGCCAGACGGCGTCCACCCCCAGGTCCTTGAGGTACGGCAGCCGGGCGCGGGCGCCGCGCAGATCGCCGATGCCGTCGCCGTCGCTGTCCGAGAACGAGCGCACGTACACCTGGTAGATGACGGCGTCGCGCCACCACCCCGGACCTCGGCCCGTTCCGGGGGCCTGGGGGGCGGGGCTGGGGGAAGTGAGCTCCTGGGTCATCTGCCGTCCCTGTCGAGATCAAGAGGCGTCGGGTGCCTTCACGGAATCAACGCTCGGGCGGGCGCGGGGTGACGGTGCCGAGGGCGCCCGGAGGGTCCCGTTCCAGCCAACTCGTTGCAATTCGTTCCCATGGTCTTGCAGAAATTTGCCGCAAGGTCTTTCGGTTTGTTTTCAGCGCTGTTACGTTCCTGACCGCCATCTGAGGCATTTCCCTAAGGAGTTCACATGCGGCGTGGCATACGGGGCGCAACGGCCACCGCGCTGGTAGCGGGCCTGGCACTGGCAGCGACAGCGTGCGGCGGAGGCGACAGCGGCGACGGCGGCAACAGCGGGGGTGAACTGTCCGGAACCGTTACCTTCTGGGACACCTCCAACGACGCCGAGAAGGCGACGTACCGCAAACTTGCCGAAGGTTTCCAGAAGCAGCACCCCAAGGTCCGCGTCAAGTATGTGAACGTGCCCTTCGGCGATGCCAACGCCAAGTTCAAGAATGCGGCCGGCGGCAACTCCGGCGCCCCCGACGTGATGCGCACCGAGGTCGCCTGGGTCGCCGACTTCGCCAACCTCGGCTACCTCGCGCCGCTCGACGGCACCCCCGCCCTCGACACGACCGACGACTACCTCCCGCAGGCCGTCGGCTCGACGAAGTTCAAGGGCAAGACCTACGCCGCACCCCAGGTCATCGACACCCTCGGCCTCTTCTACAACAAGAAGCTCCTCAAGGACGCCGGCGTCGAGGTGCCCAAGACCTTCGAAGAGCTGTCCAAGGCCGCCAAGAAGATCAAGGCCAAGACCGGCGCCA
This genomic stretch from Streptomyces nigrescens harbors:
- a CDS encoding phosphatase PAP2 family protein, translated to MGDANTRILDGPPTTPPPKGEPADHPATEGRWARLRSPRTPRLWFEILLIAVSYWTYSVVRNAVPEQKIQALKNADWIWQTEHSLGIAVERTVNHAVDSVTWLIVTMNYYYATLHFIVTIAVLVWLYRWHPGRYAAARLALFATTGIALIGYYVYPLAPPRLMPDGGFIDTLVHHGTWGSMASGNLASMSNQYAAMPSMHIGWSLWCGITIALLAKPLWCRLLGLLYPTVTLLVIISTANHFWLDAVGGALCLSFGFGLACLWYGALPHRLATVVA
- a CDS encoding LacI family DNA-binding transcriptional regulator, whose translation is MTARLSDIAAQAGVSEATVSRVLNGKPGVSATTRQSVLAALDVLGYERPVRLRQRSAGLVGLITPELENPIFPAFAQVIGQALTRQGYTPVLATQTPGGSTEDELTEMLVDRGVAGIIFVSGLHADTSADMQRYEQLRGQGVPFVLINGFSDKVQAPFVSPDDRAAVDLAVTHLSALGHRRIGLALGPKRFVPVQRKIEGFVRAMQERLQIGPAEAEPYIQHSLYTLEGGQAAASALIERGATAIVCASDMMALGAIRAARQRGLDVPREISVVGFDDSPLIAFTDPPLTTIRQPVTAMGQAAVRALLEEIGGTPAPHSEFVFHPELVVRGSTASAPRTTARIPKPLRAT
- a CDS encoding glycoside hydrolase family 13 protein, with translation MTQELTSPSPAPQAPGTGRGPGWWRDAVIYQVYVRSFSDSDGDGIGDLRGARARLPYLKDLGVDAVWLTPFYASPQADGGYDVADYRAVDPLFGSLQDADDLIRTAHDLGLRVIVDIVPNHTSDRHPWFQDPELARQRYLFRPGKGESGELPPNDWESVFGGPAWTRTERGDWYLHLFAPEQPDLNWDNPEVHAEFEAILRFWLDLGVDGFRVDVAHGMIKAPGLPDIGHGQQAKLIGNQVLPFFDQDGVHAIHRTWRRLLDGYGDTHGRQVVGVAEAWAPTAERLALYVRPDELHQAFNFQFLNAPWEADALRAVIDTSLAATTSVGAPTTWVLSNHDVVRHTTRLGGGLDRARAATLLMLALPGSAYLYQGEELGLPEVTDLPDEARQDPAFFRGGRTAGASATSGQDGFRDGCRVPLPWSGELPPYGFGDGGSWLPQPDDWAALTVEAQTGDPASTLELYRTALALRRRLPGLGDGEMSWAPAPDGVLAFTRAGVLCAVNTLGHEVELPPPGALLLASAPVTGKGAAAVLPGDSCSWWAI